AAAGCTCTTTTCGTAATCTTTCTAAAGCTGTAAATCTTGACCCGGAGCTTATTGATGCGGAAATAACCCTGGGCAAGTTACTACTAATGACTAAAACAACGGACAAGGCCCGGGAAAAGGCGGAGTTGGTCTTGTCGAAAAATCCGGAGCACGAAGAGGCTTTATTGCTGAAGGCTGCGACGCTTATCGCAGATCAGAAGGAAAGAGAGGCTGAACCCATTTTAAAGTCGGTTATTCAGAGAAATCCTCAAAGGGCCGATCCATATCTCATGCTGGCCAGAATAAATGTGAGACAAAAGGATATGGACGGAGCAGACAAAATCCTTCAGGATTTGCTGGCTCTAGACGCAACAAATCGCACCGCCCGGCTCCTACGGGCCCAGATCTTAGAAAGAACTAATGATCTCTCCGGCGCGGAACAAGAATTTCAAACACTCATCGCTCAGAACCCTGATAACGATAACTTTAAATTATTAATAACCAGTTTTTATCGCCGTACAAACAAGACCGAGAAGGCAGAAGGTATTCTCAAGGATCTAATCGCCGCCCATCCTGAAGACGAAAGGTTCCGCCTTACACTGGCCCAATTTTACGCGA
The DNA window shown above is from Deltaproteobacteria bacterium and carries:
- a CDS encoding tetratricopeptide repeat protein is translated as MKVRTLALTVLTILIVIMAQACGGPEEKKMKFFNKGKALYEKGEYQKARLEFKNALQVDPKFAEAYYMLGMTQFKSKKWKSSFRNLSKAVNLDPELIDAEITLGKLLLMTKTTDKAREKAELVLSKNPEHEEALLLKAATLIADQKEREAEPILKSVIQRNPQRADPYLMLARINVRQKDMDGADKILQDLLALDATNRTARLLRAQILERTNDLSGAEQEFQTLIAQNPDNDNFKLLITSFYRRTNKTEKAEGILKDLIAAHPEDERFRLTLAQFYAKINQKDAMVEVLRQATKDLPEEYGAYRTLARYFIVEKANDKALEVLDQFMLKVRTGPNYLKAKVFKAAVLFQEKKTADALRLVNEVLKD